GCGGTCATGAGGATGTTGGAGGGCTTGATGTCGCGGTGCAGCACCCCGGTGCGGTGCGCCGTCTCGATCGCACTGCCGATCTGCACGCCGATGCGCAGCACCTCCGGCACGGGGATGCGCTCGGCCCGGTACCGCGTGGCGAGCTGTGCCGAGCAGAGCTCCATGACGAGGTAGGGGCGACCGTCGGCCGAGATACTCGCCTGGTAGACGGTCAGGATGCCGGGGTGCGACGAGAGCTGGGCCATGAGATTGGCCTCGACCTGGAACATCTGCCGCACGTGCTCGGTGACCACGTCAGCGAGCATGACCTTGACGGCGACCTGCCGCCGGGGCATGTTCTGCTCGTACAGGAAGACGTCGGCGAAGCCGCCGCTGCCGAGCAGGCGCACGTGACTGAACCCGGGCAGGATCGGGGGTTCCGACGGTCGACGTCGCGTCATGGTTCCCCCTCCCGGCACGATGTCCCCCCAGTGTAGGGAGTGCGGGGCGTCAGGGGCCGGGGGCGCGCACCACGTCGACGACGATCACGGTGATGTTGTCGCGTCCGCCCTGCGCGAGCGCCGCATCCACGAGCGCATTCGCGGTCTCGCGGGCGCTCAAGCGCGCAGCGAGGTGCAGCCGCAGCCGCTCGAGCGGCACCTCTTTCGTGAGCCCATCGGAGCACACCAGCAGGCGCATCCCGGGCTCGAGGGGCAGCACGCTCAGATCGACCTCGGGCTCGACCGAGAAGCCGACCGCGCGCGTGATGACGTTCGAGTCGGGATGGTTCTCGGCCTGCTCGGCGCTCAGCTGCCCGGCGTCGACCATCTCTTGCACGATCGAGTGGTCGGTCGTCACCTGGCTGAGTTCGTTGCCCGAGAACCGGTACACGCGCGAGTCGCCGACGTTGAAGACCGTGAGCTGCGGATGCCCGTCGACCAGCGTGAGAGCGACGCCCGTGACCGTCGTGCCGATGCCGTGATCAGCATCATCGAGCTGGTGGATGTCCCACGTCGCCAGATTGAGCGCATCGACGATCGCGGACGGCTCGATGAAGTCGCCGTC
The sequence above is a segment of the Microcella humidisoli genome. Coding sequences within it:
- a CDS encoding PP2C family protein-serine/threonine phosphatase, with translation MTALGRSSVRHIVALPDRGEPVELSWHGVTHTGYRRSGNEDSYLADVPLFAVADGMGGHSHGDRASDAVVRRLQAAVDGDFIEPSAIVDALNLATWDIHQLDDADHGIGTTVTGVALTLVDGHPQLTVFNVGDSRVYRFSGNELSQVTTDHSIVQEMVDAGQLSAEQAENHPDSNVITRAVGFSVEPEVDLSVLPLEPGMRLLVCSDGLTKEVPLERLRLHLAARLSARETANALVDAALAQGGRDNITVIVVDVVRAPGP